The Sorangiineae bacterium MSr11954 DNA segment ACCCCGATGCGGGTAACCCCCGGCCCGACGCCGGTCGACCCTCCTCGACCTTGGAGCGGCCCACGGATCTTCCGCGTCCTCCCACGGCCGGATTGCCGCCCGAGTTGCTTCCGCCCGATTTCGGGAAGAAGTAATGGCGGAAAGGCCGCGCGCTTGCCCGTGCCGGTACACGTTCGCGCCCCAACTCGACCCTTGCGGGTCTCTCGTACACGTGCCCGTTCCCGCTCTTCACCCTGGGGGCCTTCGGGAACGTGTACGGGATAAATGACCGCATGGAGCACGACGGCTCCAATTCGTCCCTCTGCGGGTCTCTCGTACACGTACCCGTTTCCACTCTTCACCCTGGGGGCCTTCGGGAACGTGTACGGGATAAATGACCGCATGGAGCACGACGGCTCCAATTCGTCCCTCTGCGGGTCTCCGTACACGTACTCGTTTCCACTCTTCGCCTTGGGGACCTTCGGGGAACGTGTACGGGTCAATGAACCGCATTGAGCGCTACGGCACGCACGCCGAGCGGAGCATGATGCGCAGCTTGTCGCGAAGCCCGATGGGTTCGAACTGGCGATGGAGCGATCGAGCTTCGGTCGCCATTGAAGTCACCGGTTGCGACGGTGGAGGCGCCGCTTTGTGTGCTTGCCTCCGGCATGGCGCGCCACACGGGCGCGTCGTGCGGTACGTTCTGCTCCGTCCGCTGGAGCTGGCGAGCCCAAGCGACGGCGATTGGCGCTCCGCTGCCAGGAACGGATCTTCCGTCGCATTGTTCGTTTCCTTGATGAAACGTGCAAGCGCGCGGCGAGGGGATCGCGTTCGCCGCATGGCACGAACGTTCGTGTTTCGGCGCCGTGTCAGCGCGCGCCATGCGTGCGTCATTTTGCGAAAATGTTTCGCTGCAGTTTCGAAATAACCTCGCGCGATGCGAAGCTTTCTTAATTTGTTGTGAGGGGACGTTGATTCTTCGACATCGCGGGTTACGTCATCATGGAGATGCAACACGAAGAGGCCCTGGCCGAAACCATCCGGATTGTGAGTAAGCACGTGATGGGGCCTGCTCACGACCAAGCACGCATGGACGCTTCGACGCACTTCTTCGACGATCTCGGCGTTTTTAGCCTAAATTTCGTCGAAATCGTCCTCGAGTGCGAAGAGCGTTTTCACGTATCCATCCCCGATGACGCGTTGGGACGCATCGAAACCATCGGCGATGTGACGAACGCCATCGTTTCCGTTCGCGCTGCCGCGCGCTAATCGACGCTGCGCTCGCGTATAGTATCAATCGTCTACATCATCATCGTCTGGCAATTCGTGGATGTCCGCGAGCTGGCTGGTAAAGCTGTTCGGATCGGCGGAGCCAGAAGTCGTCTGCACCCACGGCAGAAGTCGCGGGGCTGGGTCCGTCACCTCAGGGAGACGGATGTCGTGTTCGGGGAGCTTGGACCCGTGTAGCGGGGCCGGAGCGCCGGGCAATGGCAATGCGTTGCGCGGTACCGGTATGGGCGACTCCATCGGCAAGGTCCGCGGCGGCCCGCTGGGCGGAGGATGCATGGCCGCCGGAGGTGGCGGGAACCCTCTCGGCGGAGGTAGCTCGGAATCTTCGAACCGATCACGAAGTGGCGGAGGATCCTTCGTCAAAGATGCCCGTACGGTCGACCGCAGCTCGCCGCTCAAATACTCTGTCTGGTGCTCCAAGTCCGCCGTCTCGCGCGGGCGCGGCATGGCATTGCGCACGGTGTCGAGTCGAAAGGCCAGATGCTTCAAGCTTCGTACCCACTCGGGGCGCGTCTTTTCGGCGTTCGAAAGCCGATGGAGCTCTTGCGCGATATCCAAGTACATCTCCTGGAGAGCGGAATGCTCCATGGCCAGGCGATAGTGCTCGCGGCGGCGAACCTCCGCGTGTGCCCGCCAAAGCGCCAACAGCTCCTTGATATCCGCCACCCGCTTTCGCTTTTCCATCATCCATCCTCACTTGGCGGCGCCGCCTCGAAATCGCGAAGCTGACGGACGAAGCTCGCCCCCGACTCCGGCGGCGGCGGAGCGCCGTTGGTGGAGGGCTTGGAGGGCAAGGCCGGAGAGCCTCGCATCCGCGGCGGCTCGCTCTCACGCCCACGATCGAACCCCTCGAGAATATCGGAGAGCGAATCATCTTCCCGCTGCACCAGCTTCTTCTTCACGCTCGCGCGCACCTTGGAGCGAAGCTTGTTGCTGAGCTCCTCCACCTCGCGCTCCAGCATATCGACATTGAAGGGAAGCGGCGCCCGTCCCTTGATGGCCTCCAGCCTCTGACTGAACCCCTCGAGGCACTTCACCCAATCCTCGCGCGACTTCTCGGTCATCGACAAGAGCTCGAGCGAGCGCGCAATATCCTCGTACTCGGCATGTGCCAAATTGTGCTGGCCGGCCCTCTCCAGGTAGCGCAAAAATGTTTGCAGGGCGACCAGGCACGCCGCGCCCATGCTGGCGGCCGCCAACACCGCCTTGAGCCAGAAGCTCGATGCGGCTTTTTCGATGCTGCCGAAGATGGCGGTTCCGACGATGGCCCCCATCATCGTACTTGGAATACCGAGCCAATAGTGCCTTCGCTCCAACCGGACGGCCACGCGCTGATGCTCCCGGCTATACACCTCGGCGCGCGCGCGCCACTCGGCCAGCATGTCTTTGATATCCAGCGGTGCCCTTCGCATCGCGAGGCTGCCGGCCGTTCGTCCTTTGGGATCGCCCGAGAGCGTGATCCGCACGGCCACCGTTCCAAACTCGATGGTGTCGCCGCTCACCAGGACCACCCGATGCTCGTTGCTGCTGTCGAGCCGGATGCGCTCCTTTTTTCGAACGATGGATGTCCCGCTGGTGGACCCATGATCGTAGACAATGTAGCGATCGCCGTCGCGCACGATGCGCGCGTGTTGATGCGACACGCAGGAGTCGTCGAGGACGAAATCATTGTGATGCTCGAGCCGCCCGATGTGGAGCACCTGCGCCGATGACTCGAAATACTTCCCCATCCGACGCCCCCGTATGATCTCCAGCGCAATCATGAATCCGTCTTCCCGACTTTACCGCAAACATGCCCTGGCACGAGCGCGTTCGAAAGGGTGCGGCGTAGGCGGATTGACATCCGCCACCTGCGGGGCCAGGTGAAAAGGGCATTCCGCGCCATGCCCACCCTCGAGCAGCTGATTTTCGCGTTATTCCCCGCGGCTCTGTTGGTCGTGAGCGGCGCCGTGGCGACGTTGCGACCACCCACCGCATGGATGCGCAGTGCCATCCTTCATCTGGCGGCCGGCGTGGTCTTTGCTGTCGTTGCCGTGGAGCTCATTCCCGATCTTCTTCGGGATCATCGCCCCATCGAAACGGCCATTGGGTTTGCCATTGGCGTTGCGGCCATGTTGGGCCTCCGCGCGTTCAGTCATGCAAACGAGAAACACGAACGACCCGAACCGCCGGCCGACCCCACGAAGGAGCCCCAAAGCCGGCCGCCGAACACGGTCGAGCCCATCGCGCTGCCGATAGGCATGCTCGCCGGCATCGCCATCGATCTGGTGATCGATGGGTTCATGATCGGCATTGGCTTTGCGGCCGGCTCCAAAGAGGGCCGCATGTTGGCGGTGGCACTTGCCATCGAGCTCGTCTCCTTGGGGCTCGCCGTCGCCGCCGGCATGTCGAAGTTGGGCATCGCGCGGGCGCGCAGCCTGGTGGTGTTGATTGGGCTGTCGGCGACCTTCCTCGCCGGGGCCGCCATTGGAATGGTCCTTCTCAGCCAGCTCTCGAACGCGTGGCTGGCCGGGGTGCTCTCGTTCGGTGCTGCTGCACTTCTCTTCCTGGTGACCGAGGAGCTCCTCACCGAAGCTCACGAAGAGGAGGAGACTCTCGCACTCACGGCCATGTTCTTCGCCGGCTTCCTCGCCTTTCTCATCCTGGGGATGCTCGGGTCATGATTTAACGTACGAAGCATCATGAACCACGAACCCTCCGATCTCGCGTCTGCACTCGCCCAAGGTCAGGATATCTCTCCGTACCTGAATGCGCATCAAAGCGGCTTCGATAAGACCCTCGGCATCGTTTATACGCGCGCCACGCACGATGTCGTCGAGGCGGAAGTTCTCGTGACGGAGAATCTTTTGCAATCCTACGGGATCGTTCACGGTGGCGTGTATGCCGGCCTGGTGGAGTCGCTCGCCAGCGTGGCGGCCGCGATTTACGCCATGCCGCAGGGGCAGACGTCCGTGGGCCTCGAGAACACCACGTCGTTTTTGCGCGCGGTGCGCGTGGGGGTGCTTCGCGCGCGCGCCGTGCCGCTCCATCGCGGACACCGCACGCAAGTGTGGGAGGTCGCCGTTCGCGACAGCGAGGATCGCGTGGCCGCCTCGGGGCGGGTGCGCATGCTCTGCTTGGACCAAGGCGCACAGGTCGCGGGTGAGATCGTGGCGCTGCAAACGGCCGAGACATTACCTCGCGCGTAATCGATCGGGCCGCGTAGGGGTGGCACCTTTCCCATCGGTGATTGGTGAAAGGAGCTCCCCCATGAACGAACACGTGAACACGACCGAAGCGAACCTCACCCCGCGCGGGTTTTCGGTGGAGAATTTTGCCCAGTTCTGGGCCCGGCCCGATCCTGCGCTGGTCGCGCACGCCGTGACGAACGACGTGATCGGACATTGGCCGGGCTCCGACGAGCCAGCCCGCGGGCTCACGGCATACGCGGAGCGCATTGCACGCGTGCTGGAGGTCGTCCCCGATCTCCGGCTCGATGTCATCGAGCACGCGACCAACGGCGATCTGCTCTTCATCCGCTGGCGCGCGCACGGAACCGGGGCCCGCGGTCCCTTTACGATGAGCGGCATGGACCGCATTCGTCTGCGCGATGGGCGCGTGGCAGAGAACGTCATCGTCTTCGACACCCGCCGCTTCGAGGAGCTCGTCGGCCGCCCCGTACCCTACGCCGGACCGTGACGCGCTGCGCGGTACGTGGCACTATGCCGAGGTGATGGCGCCCACGACGCTCGTTCTTTGGGATATCGATCTGACCCTCGTCGAGATGCCGGGCCTTGGCCGGCAATGGTACGAGCGGGCGTTCATCAAAGCGGTGGGTCGCGAAATGCTCCATTATCCCTCCACCGCGGGGAGGACGGAGCGCGCGATCAGCATGGAACTGCTCGCCGCCCACGGCGTGGATGGGAGCGATGCCATGCTCACGGGGTTGTTCGAGGCGCTGATCGCCACCGTCGCCGAGGACAAATCCATCGCCGAGCGCGGCCGGGCGCTGCCCGGGGTCAAGGCCGCGCTCACCGCGTTGAGCACCCTGCCGTCGGTGGTCCAAAGCTTGGTCACCGGGAACTTGCCGGTGATCGCCGGCTACAAGCTCGCGCCCTTCGGGCTCGACGTGTACTTGGATATGGAGATCGGCGGTTATGGCGCGATGTCCGCCCATCGTCACGATCTGGTGTTCGATGCCATGCGAAATGCGGCGGCCAAACATGGTGCACCGTTCGCCCCCACCTCGGTGGTGGTGATTGGCGATACGGTGCACGACGTCGAGGCCGCGTTGCATCATGGCGCCATCGCCATTGGCGTCGCCACCGGGCACACCCGCGAAGCCGATTTGCGGGCGGCCGGCGCGCACGCGACCTTTCCGGATTTGTCCGATACGGCCGCCGTGCTCGCGGCGGTGCTGCCCGCGGGCACGGCGCACGTTCCTCGAACGTAAGGGCGCGTATCAGCCGAGATCGGGCTTGTTGCGAAGCTCGATTTGGGTGCCGGATTCATGGAGCTCGAGCAGATGGAGCGTATTGCTCCCCGCGCGCCAGAGCGGGGCGGGGGCATACGAGGTGCGCTGAGGCCCGCGATCCCAATAGCGGCCGAGCAGAAATCCATTCAACCAAACGAGCCCTTTGCCCCAGCCTGGAAAGGCCAAAAAGCCATCGGCCGGGGCCGTGATGTTCATTCGTGCGCGATAAAAGGTCCCGCCCTGAGGCGCGGGGCCGCCCACGGCGCGAAACGTGAGCCCGCGCAGATCGTCGAGGGGCAGAGGGCGGATTTCCCATCCGGTGAGCGCCTCGTTTCCGAGGAGCACGTCCCCGCCGATGCCCTTGGGATCGAAGATGCGGGAGCCGAAGTTGATGCGCCCGTTGCAATCGACCAACAAATCGAGCTGGCTGGAGGCGCCGTTGACCGTGATGTTGGCCCCGATCGACGGCGTATTGCGATCGAGCCGCGCCACGTGCTTGCCGTCGAGGTAGACGAACGCCCAATCGCCCAGATCCCGGATGGTGAGCTTGGCCGATGGTCGCGGGCCGCGGAGGGTTGTTCGATAATGAATCATCCCGTAGGATTGACCGAGCTGCTCCATGGGGACGGGCTTGGTGCGCGCGACCGGGGTGGTCAGGCTCCCAAAGGACTCGACCAAGCCGACCATGCCATCGACATTCACCGTTTGCGGCGCGAGGCGCGGGGGTAGCGCAGGGAGCGGGCCGGCCGGCAAGGTGGTGTATTTGCCGATGACTTGGCGCAGCCGGGTGAACTTCTCCGTCAGCTCGCCGGCCTCGCCCACGGGGGAGTGGTAATCGTAGCTGGTGACCGTCGATTGGTACGAATCACCATGATTGGCGCCCGCCCAAAAGCCGAAGTTGGTGCTGCCCGCGGCCATGTACAGATTCACCGACGCGCCCATGGCGAGCATCTTGTCCACGTTCGCGGCGGTGGTCGCGGGATCGGTGGTGTGGTGGCCTTCGCCCCAGTGATCGAACCAGCCGTCCCAATACTCGGTGCAGAACAGCGGGCCCGAAGGTTGAAAGCGACGAAGATCGGCGAAGGGGCCGGTCGGGTCGCCCGCGAAGTTGGCGGTGGCGAAGACGCCCGGGATGTTCCCGTTCTTCAACATGGCCTCCGAGGTGCCGTTGGAGCAAAAGAGGAGGCTATCGATCCCGCCGTCGACCAGCACCTTTCGAATGTGCTGCAGGTATGTTTGGTCGTCGCCGAAGCTCCCATATTCATTTTCAATCTGCACCGCGACGATGGGCCCGCCCGCCTTGGCCTGCAGGGGCCTCACCACCGGCAAGAGCTCGCCGAACCACGCATCCATGGCCGCCATGAAGCGCGGATCGGAGGTGCGCAGCCGCATCCGGTCCGCCGTCAGCAGCCACGCCGGAAGACCGCCGAGATCCCACTCCGCGCAGATGTACGGCCCAGGGCGAAGGATCACGTGGAGCCCGAGGCCCTGCGCCGCAAGCAGGAACTTGGGGAGATCGCACCAACCCGTGAAGCTGGGGGGAACGTTCGGGTGGGGCTGGTGGAAGTTCCAAGGGACGTAAACGTCGACCGCGTTGAGCCCCATCATGCGGAGCCGGTTCAGCCGATCCTTCCATTGGTCGGGGTGAATGCGAAAATAATGAATGGATCCGCTGATGATTCGAAAGGGTTTGCCGTCGAGCAGAAAACGGTTGCCGTCGATGGTGAGCCCCGTGCGCGGCGCCGCATCGGTGCTATTTCGCGAATCCGTGAGCGCCTGCGCGCCTTCGCCGTCGTACGGCGCCGATCCCTCCGGAGAGCCGGCGCAGGAGGTGGTTCCGGTGAGCACCGCCGTCGCGCAGCCACCGAGCACGCCGCCCAGAAAGTCCCGTCGTTTCATAGCGACACCCCGAACGAGGTGCTCAGCGAGCGTTGCGGGATCTTGATGGAAAGAACGCCGGATCGATCCGCGGGGTCGAAGAACCAGCCCTCGCTCGCCGCGTCGTAGGCCGCGCGCGACGCATGGTAGGTCAGCGCGGTGGTGTCGAGCACCACGCGCGCGGGCGCCGATTTCATATGGATGGTGAGCTCGTAGCGCCGGCTCGTAGGTTTGCCCGTGTAATCGCCTTGGCTGGGGCCGACGGCCACCGCCATGGTTCCATTGGCGAGCACCTCGACCCGAATCGCCTGTTTGGCATATCTGCCGGCCGCGTAGTCGCGGGTGACGCCGTCGTCCTCGTAAAGGCTGAAGCTCGCGCTCCCGGCCTGCGCGGGCGGATAGATATCGAGGGTGATCGGGTCCTTCGGCTTTTCGCGGTGGTGCAGCATCTGCGGCCACATGGGCACGATCGAGCCGGCCCGCACGAAGAGCGGCAATCGGTCGAGCGGCGCGGCGTAGCCGTTGACTGTGGCCGGCCCCACGTACACCTTGCCCGACCAATAATCGGTCCACGTGCCCTGCGGCAGATAGATGCCATCGCGGGTGGCGGTGTTGGAGGTGACCGGTGCCACCAGGAAGGCATCGCCGGCCATGAATTGTTGGCTGGTGGTGTTGTCCCGCGCCTTTGGGTCGTTGGGGTACTCCAGCACCATGGCGCGCGTGCTCGGCACGCCGGTTTCGTGCGCGATCCGGCTCATGGTGTAGAGATAAGGCAAGAGGCGCTGGCGCAGCTTGAGGTATTTGCGGTGGATGGCCTTGTGCGCATCGTCGAAGCGCCAGGGTTGTTTGTCGTTGTAGCCCCTCTCCGGGTTGACATTGCCCCAACCCGACATGCTCATGAGCACGGGGAGAAACGACTTCCACTGAAGATCGCGGCTGTAGGTGTCG contains these protein-coding regions:
- a CDS encoding acyl carrier protein, producing MDASTHFFDDLGVFSLNFVEIVLECEERFHVSIPDDALGRIETIGDVTNAIVSVRAAAR
- a CDS encoding SLATT domain-containing protein → MGKYFESSAQVLHIGRLEHHNDFVLDDSCVSHQHARIVRDGDRYIVYDHGSTSGTSIVRKKERIRLDSSNEHRVVLVSGDTIEFGTVAVRITLSGDPKGRTAGSLAMRRAPLDIKDMLAEWRARAEVYSREHQRVAVRLERRHYWLGIPSTMMGAIVGTAIFGSIEKAASSFWLKAVLAAASMGAACLVALQTFLRYLERAGQHNLAHAEYEDIARSLELLSMTEKSREDWVKCLEGFSQRLEAIKGRAPLPFNVDMLEREVEELSNKLRSKVRASVKKKLVQREDDSLSDILEGFDRGRESEPPRMRGSPALPSKPSTNGAPPPPESGASFVRQLRDFEAAPPSEDG
- a CDS encoding ZIP family metal transporter: MPTLEQLIFALFPAALLVVSGAVATLRPPTAWMRSAILHLAAGVVFAVVAVELIPDLLRDHRPIETAIGFAIGVAAMLGLRAFSHANEKHERPEPPADPTKEPQSRPPNTVEPIALPIGMLAGIAIDLVIDGFMIGIGFAAGSKEGRMLAVALAIELVSLGLAVAAGMSKLGIARARSLVVLIGLSATFLAGAAIGMVLLSQLSNAWLAGVLSFGAAALLFLVTEELLTEAHEEEETLALTAMFFAGFLAFLILGMLGS
- a CDS encoding PaaI family thioesterase: MNHEPSDLASALAQGQDISPYLNAHQSGFDKTLGIVYTRATHDVVEAEVLVTENLLQSYGIVHGGVYAGLVESLASVAAAIYAMPQGQTSVGLENTTSFLRAVRVGVLRARAVPLHRGHRTQVWEVAVRDSEDRVAASGRVRMLCLDQGAQVAGEIVALQTAETLPRA
- a CDS encoding ester cyclase, which translates into the protein MNEHVNTTEANLTPRGFSVENFAQFWARPDPALVAHAVTNDVIGHWPGSDEPARGLTAYAERIARVLEVVPDLRLDVIEHATNGDLLFIRWRAHGTGARGPFTMSGMDRIRLRDGRVAENVIVFDTRRFEELVGRPVPYAGP
- a CDS encoding haloacid dehalogenase-like hydrolase translates to MAPTTLVLWDIDLTLVEMPGLGRQWYERAFIKAVGREMLHYPSTAGRTERAISMELLAAHGVDGSDAMLTGLFEALIATVAEDKSIAERGRALPGVKAALTALSTLPSVVQSLVTGNLPVIAGYKLAPFGLDVYLDMEIGGYGAMSAHRHDLVFDAMRNAAAKHGAPFAPTSVVVIGDTVHDVEAALHHGAIAIGVATGHTREADLRAAGAHATFPDLSDTAAVLAAVLPAGTAHVPRT
- a CDS encoding beta-galactosidase, with translation MKRRDFLGGVLGGCATAVLTGTTSCAGSPEGSAPYDGEGAQALTDSRNSTDAAPRTGLTIDGNRFLLDGKPFRIISGSIHYFRIHPDQWKDRLNRLRMMGLNAVDVYVPWNFHQPHPNVPPSFTGWCDLPKFLLAAQGLGLHVILRPGPYICAEWDLGGLPAWLLTADRMRLRTSDPRFMAAMDAWFGELLPVVRPLQAKAGGPIVAVQIENEYGSFGDDQTYLQHIRKVLVDGGIDSLLFCSNGTSEAMLKNGNIPGVFATANFAGDPTGPFADLRRFQPSGPLFCTEYWDGWFDHWGEGHHTTDPATTAANVDKMLAMGASVNLYMAAGSTNFGFWAGANHGDSYQSTVTSYDYHSPVGEAGELTEKFTRLRQVIGKYTTLPAGPLPALPPRLAPQTVNVDGMVGLVESFGSLTTPVARTKPVPMEQLGQSYGMIHYRTTLRGPRPSAKLTIRDLGDWAFVYLDGKHVARLDRNTPSIGANITVNGASSQLDLLVDCNGRINFGSRIFDPKGIGGDVLLGNEALTGWEIRPLPLDDLRGLTFRAVGGPAPQGGTFYRARMNITAPADGFLAFPGWGKGLVWLNGFLLGRYWDRGPQRTSYAPAPLWRAGSNTLHLLELHESGTQIELRNKPDLG